One Manduca sexta isolate Smith_Timp_Sample1 chromosome 28, JHU_Msex_v1.0, whole genome shotgun sequence DNA window includes the following coding sequences:
- the LOC115453553 gene encoding uncharacterized protein LOC115453553 isoform X1: MSPVALLLWTLLSVTAEYEQNYTITIVRNDYDGPTKLMCVNKDQVYLYEAIPLMLYIHKPTSIKLIGNKFECYRHDNNEEKILFVESSIHEHYLYALIPNFNSIINYKYTCYFLLNIINNRIGPQYKHDGPTGIKIDCEFRLAIIYWESLKVEINGNVMDNEPVFSSKEVNAIVTYKFVLDELVNIKCKKPNHQNGTIRFVYNVDSYYASVASTEDVDFQVVLKAHHHGTHIDCIFQENTTKTLLRVYMLLDKKNVEDIIRVNGLAIRQSGNIVRYYYTGSVPTVFCPGPVDVEWCFKSHDDHNAEANCTIGGRITKVQMYEDFPRNGIYIKGLTDNKIIFQTYEEANSIRKILYTYSDDDIIQLSAWYEEQYVYCSINGLSSVAEKRKPITLRMRKEYNLTNVVCKINIFKTDILFRYVKSNSTNNPPPAVSGPVDATQYDWCKMVILLVILILIILVAVVAVAIRNKRNSTSKLEQAEDIANTENNKYNAQLPKRLHKEILIEFQKKTVGSAARVPTGDDIRSHSTTSHQNIEDLYTIPIPKNQRVKNKEEINYAELQFKDNNIYSQINPTQPQCIYSEVNHAQPNTLYAEVIHEDHHNLELGHCYANVRRDYVTPNSDVAFKRNNPSNDN, encoded by the exons ATGTCTCCCGTGGCGCTCCTGCTCTGGACATTGCTGTCTGTGACTGCGG AATACGAACAGAACTACACGATAACTATCGTGAGAAATGATTACGACGGTCCAACCAAGCTCATGTGCGTCAATAAGGATCAGGTTTATTTATATGAAGCAATACCACTTATgttgtacatacataaaccaACATCAATAAAgttaattggaaataaattcGA GTGCTATCGGCATGATAATAACGAAGAAAAGATACTCTTTGTAGAGTCATCGATACACGAACACTATCTTTATGCttta ATTcctaattttaattcaattataaactACAAGTATACttgttattttctattgaatataataaataatcgaATAGGACCTCAGTACAAACACGATGGTCCCACAGGCATAAAGATCGACTGTGAATTTCGTCTTGCTATAATATATTGGG AGAGTTTGAAAGTGGAGATTAATGGAAATGTGATGGATAACGAACCTGTATTCTCATCTAAAGAAGTAAATGCTATAGTTACATACAAATTCGTATTAGACGAACTAGTTAATATCAAATGCAAGAAGCCAAACCACCAAAATGGCACAATAAGGTTCGTCTACAACGTCGACAGCT ATTACGCCAGTGTCGCAAGCACTGAGGACGTCGATTTCCAAGTTGTACTGAAGGCACATCACCACGGAACACATATAGATTGCATATTTCAGGAAAACACTACTAAAACGCTTCTAAGAGTCTACATGTTACTGGATAAAAAAAACG TGGAAGACATCATTAGAGTCAACGGTTTAGCTATAAGGCAGAGTGGCAATATTGTAAGATATTATTACACCGGTTCCGTGCCTACAGTATTTTGCCCTG GTCCAGTTGATGTGGAATGGTGCTTTAAATCCCATGACGACCATAATGCTGAAGCAAATTGTACTATAGGCGGCAGAATAACGAAGGTACAGATGTACGAAGACTTTCCTAGAAAcg GTATATACATTAAGGGCTTGActgataacaaaataatatttcaaacatatgAAGAGGCGAATAGTATCAGGAAGATACTCTACACGTACTCAGACGACGATATTATACAATTGAGTGCTTGGTACGAAGAACAATACGTCTATTGTAGCATAAACG GTTTGTCTAGTGTTGCGGAAAAACGGAAGCCAATCACGCTGCGAATGagaaaagaatataatttgaCAAATGTCgtctgcaaaataaatatattcaaaactgATATATTATTTCGTTACGTAAAAAGTAATTCTACAAATAATCCACCGCCTGCAG TTTCAGGTCCCGTTGATGCAACACAATATGATTGGTGTAAAATGGTGATTTTACTTgttatcttaatattaataattttggtgGCAGTTGTAGCGGTCGCTATCAGAAACAAAAGAAACTCCACTTCAAAG TTAGAACAAGCAGAAGATATCGCCAACacagaaaataacaaatacaacgcGCAACTCCCAAAACGGCTACACAAAGAAATTCTTATCGAATTCCAGAAAAAAACTGTTGGCAGCGCAGCTAGAGTACCTACCGGAGATGATATTAGATCTCATAGCACCACAAGCCATCAGAACATCGAAGACCTTTACACCATTCCAATCCCAAAAAACCAAAGGGTCAAAAACAAAGAAGAAATTAATTACGCTGAACTTCAGttcaaagataataatatatattcacAAATAAATCCAACCCAACCCCAATGTATTTACTCGGAAGTGAATCATGcacaaccaaatactttgtatGCAGAAGTCATCCACGAAGATCATCATAATTTGGAACTTGGACATTGTTATGCGAACGTTAGAAGAGATTACGTGACACCCAATTCTGATGTGGCTTTCAAGAGAAATAACCCAAGTAATGATAATTAA
- the LOC115453553 gene encoding uncharacterized protein LOC115453553 isoform X2, whose protein sequence is MCVNKDQVYLYEAIPLMLYIHKPTSIKLIGNKFECYRHDNNEEKILFVESSIHEHYLYALIPNFNSIINYKYTCYFLLNIINNRIGPQYKHDGPTGIKIDCEFRLAIIYWESLKVEINGNVMDNEPVFSSKEVNAIVTYKFVLDELVNIKCKKPNHQNGTIRFVYNVDSYYASVASTEDVDFQVVLKAHHHGTHIDCIFQENTTKTLLRVYMLLDKKNVEDIIRVNGLAIRQSGNIVRYYYTGSVPTVFCPGPVDVEWCFKSHDDHNAEANCTIGGRITKVQMYEDFPRNGIYIKGLTDNKIIFQTYEEANSIRKILYTYSDDDIIQLSAWYEEQYVYCSINGLSSVAEKRKPITLRMRKEYNLTNVVCKINIFKTDILFRYVKSNSTNNPPPAVSGPVDATQYDWCKMVILLVILILIILVAVVAVAIRNKRNSTSKLEQAEDIANTENNKYNAQLPKRLHKEILIEFQKKTVGSAARVPTGDDIRSHSTTSHQNIEDLYTIPIPKNQRVKNKEEINYAELQFKDNNIYSQINPTQPQCIYSEVNHAQPNTLYAEVIHEDHHNLELGHCYANVRRDYVTPNSDVAFKRNNPSNDN, encoded by the exons ATGTGCGTCAATAAGGATCAGGTTTATTTATATGAAGCAATACCACTTATgttgtacatacataaaccaACATCAATAAAgttaattggaaataaattcGA GTGCTATCGGCATGATAATAACGAAGAAAAGATACTCTTTGTAGAGTCATCGATACACGAACACTATCTTTATGCttta ATTcctaattttaattcaattataaactACAAGTATACttgttattttctattgaatataataaataatcgaATAGGACCTCAGTACAAACACGATGGTCCCACAGGCATAAAGATCGACTGTGAATTTCGTCTTGCTATAATATATTGGG AGAGTTTGAAAGTGGAGATTAATGGAAATGTGATGGATAACGAACCTGTATTCTCATCTAAAGAAGTAAATGCTATAGTTACATACAAATTCGTATTAGACGAACTAGTTAATATCAAATGCAAGAAGCCAAACCACCAAAATGGCACAATAAGGTTCGTCTACAACGTCGACAGCT ATTACGCCAGTGTCGCAAGCACTGAGGACGTCGATTTCCAAGTTGTACTGAAGGCACATCACCACGGAACACATATAGATTGCATATTTCAGGAAAACACTACTAAAACGCTTCTAAGAGTCTACATGTTACTGGATAAAAAAAACG TGGAAGACATCATTAGAGTCAACGGTTTAGCTATAAGGCAGAGTGGCAATATTGTAAGATATTATTACACCGGTTCCGTGCCTACAGTATTTTGCCCTG GTCCAGTTGATGTGGAATGGTGCTTTAAATCCCATGACGACCATAATGCTGAAGCAAATTGTACTATAGGCGGCAGAATAACGAAGGTACAGATGTACGAAGACTTTCCTAGAAAcg GTATATACATTAAGGGCTTGActgataacaaaataatatttcaaacatatgAAGAGGCGAATAGTATCAGGAAGATACTCTACACGTACTCAGACGACGATATTATACAATTGAGTGCTTGGTACGAAGAACAATACGTCTATTGTAGCATAAACG GTTTGTCTAGTGTTGCGGAAAAACGGAAGCCAATCACGCTGCGAATGagaaaagaatataatttgaCAAATGTCgtctgcaaaataaatatattcaaaactgATATATTATTTCGTTACGTAAAAAGTAATTCTACAAATAATCCACCGCCTGCAG TTTCAGGTCCCGTTGATGCAACACAATATGATTGGTGTAAAATGGTGATTTTACTTgttatcttaatattaataattttggtgGCAGTTGTAGCGGTCGCTATCAGAAACAAAAGAAACTCCACTTCAAAG TTAGAACAAGCAGAAGATATCGCCAACacagaaaataacaaatacaacgcGCAACTCCCAAAACGGCTACACAAAGAAATTCTTATCGAATTCCAGAAAAAAACTGTTGGCAGCGCAGCTAGAGTACCTACCGGAGATGATATTAGATCTCATAGCACCACAAGCCATCAGAACATCGAAGACCTTTACACCATTCCAATCCCAAAAAACCAAAGGGTCAAAAACAAAGAAGAAATTAATTACGCTGAACTTCAGttcaaagataataatatatattcacAAATAAATCCAACCCAACCCCAATGTATTTACTCGGAAGTGAATCATGcacaaccaaatactttgtatGCAGAAGTCATCCACGAAGATCATCATAATTTGGAACTTGGACATTGTTATGCGAACGTTAGAAGAGATTACGTGACACCCAATTCTGATGTGGCTTTCAAGAGAAATAACCCAAGTAATGATAATTAA